The genomic segment CAATTGTTGACCGCAGTCCTGCTGTTTTGATATACTCTCTGTTTGCCAGTGGAAGCCTGAAGGCAGCAAAAAGTCAATGTAAACTAATGTTACAATCACCCAGAAAAGCCCATGTAGtatgaaaaagcaaatgaacTGGACAGATCTGCAAACAGACAGAAATCAAAGCCTGCTTTTACCCTTAACTCACTTCAGTGTCTGGCCTACGTGCCCAGATAAGCTCTGGACAACCCACAAGACTAATGTGACAGTTCAGTGAACCAGAAGACAAATTTTCACAGTGGACAGCAAGACTATGTAGAAATGATGCCTGTTCTGATACTACCAAGAAAAATCTGGTGAGAAAGAGGCCTACCTCAAAAGAGGAATCCCCACCACAGAGTGGATGTCATTAAGATGTACAAAGAtctgaaagagggaaaaaactGTTACATTAGGAACTCTCAACCTGACAAGACAATAGCTTTAACTCATTTAAACCAGACACAGAAGATGTTTCTACAAACTTGCGATCCTAggttttaagaacaaaaaattaTGCTTTCAACAATTATGACTAATCAGAAGAACTCACACTAGGTAACCTGAATGCCACTTTAAAGAGGGTTTAACATATAAGCAAGCTGCAAGGGGAATTTTGTCAGCCAGGAATCCATCTGCAAGCACTTGAATCTTTAAGGGAACCAGCTTTTGTAACACTGAATGCATATTTTTACTCATATACTCATTCATTCTAAGCACATTATTCACTGTGTATTATTAGCACTCAGGTATACATATAACTccctccttttaaaaaaacacatcaaaacaaaaccaaaagccacAATGAGGCATTTGACATAGAAGGTAAACGTGGATAACCCTTCTAGAAATAAAGGCAACTCAAAGAAATTGTCCTCCTGTCCAACAGAGAACATCCCAAAAGGTTTCATATGACAGAAATCCCAGGAAGCACAAACAGAAATCTGATCCTTTTGAGAGATACCAGTCCTCAGCACTTGAATGGGTTCAGAGCAACAGTCTGGACAACAATTTGAGGCTAAACAAAGCTCTACTTGATGCACAGCCTGGGAAAACCACAGCCAATAGGTGAACTCAGAACTTTTAAATAGGGCTTCAAATCTCTCAGCATCAGTGCTGAGGGCAGCTTCCATACACCAAGGACAGGGATAGAGAAACAGCTTGTCAAGAGCAAGGAGTCCTTTCCAAGGTCTCTAGAGAGCTCACACCATGGAGGGTGCCTCAAGCAAGCTGTCAAGATACAGGGTCCAGGAGGAGGCTCTCCCGTAAAGAGTATTCTGAAGTTGATTTCCTTGTCAACACGACCGCGCTGCTCACTCTCTTCCCCTACAGAGGGTAAACCAGCTgccctcacctcccttttcaGTCCAGTAGTTTGTGTGCTGAATCCTGAGACATGATCTGTATGGATCTTTCCCTAATACACAAGCCTAGGCTGGCAGGTCTGCTGTTTACCTAAGTGCTCTGGaaggcacagaaacacacacagaggggaTACTGAAAAGCTTTGCTCAGCACTACCAGGTCATTTTGAGTTAaattcagcagcagaaaaacaaacaaggagAGGCTACAGCCCTGAGtgcaaagacagaagagaacaaaacaaaaaatatgtgGAGTAAATTCTGGAAGCAGCAAAAGGCCATCTGACAGACAAGCACCAGTACCTCTAGGTCGGGGTCTCGCAGGTCAGCTCGCCACCCAAACTGCTTCATGAGTGCCACGCCGACGGCCCTTCCAATCTCCTGCAAGGGGGAAGAACGCAGGCAGCAACACCAACAGGTCACAGCTTTGACTGCACAACCCTCATAAACACACCTGGCAAAAGAGTCTCTATCCCAAGGAGAATGATTTGAACAAAGACACAATAGAGCACAGTGAACACCTTGCAGAACAAAGTGACTGCCGCTCACCCTGAGTGTGGGAGGCTGAAGTTCAAGCCCTACTCAAGTTGCCACAAAAGTTGGCATCATTTTAGAATTATATaacacacaaaatatttctgaggGCTGTAAACTATATTAACTAAGAGGCAATCTGTGAATGCACAACTGCAACTCACCATCTCAGTGCTTTTATGGCACCTAGAAAGCTCTGACTACCTTCAGAGTATGAGAGTTTAAACATGCAGCACAAACTTAAGCAAAAATTCTTGTTGACAGGCTCATGTGTCCCACTTTCCCCAGGTACTAGCTTtagtaggagaaaaaaaaaaactagttAAACAACTATTATTTTCAAGTAAGAGAAATCTACATAAGTTTTTACATAAGGATTTTAATTTGTATATTGCTCACAATGGAAAAGCAGTAGAGATGTGAAGAAGGCCAGATGGAAAGGCCACCCTCTGACAAGGACAAACATCCACACCTCAGGATACATGCCAGGGTTGCATCACCCTGCTGGGGAACAAGTCCACCTTAATAGCTAGCCAGAACCCACCTGAGCTGCAAAGTTCTGGTTTTGTGCTGCCTTTTACACTGTCTGCCACAGAGACAAGTCTGGCTCCACTGTCCTTACAAAGGTCGTTTAAGTAGCTCTAAACTACTATCACTCAGACTCCCGAGGCCCAGCTACCTCAACCTCTTACCTTTACTTACCCTCAATAAAGGACATTGATTTGAAAACTATTCAGGGTAACAGTGACCAGAAATAACTGCCCTTGTATTTCTATTTAAGGCAAATGCAGGTTAAAGGTCTTTttgagaaaaacacagaaaaagcttCCATCAGTTTGTTATTCTAAACACACAACATACAGCTGAAAAGACAACTACACACCTTCCTGCATCTTTACTAAATTCTTGTAGAACACACTTCAGCATACCTGGGAAGTAAGCTTTTTGGCAATTGCTCCACTACAACGACAAGAAACTCTGAAACTGAAGCTAAGCTGCTCATTTGCAGTTTGTTCCCCTTCACTGCTTTTGGGAGGGTCTTGTAAAGAAGTGTTGCTTTCAGTCCAGCAGTCATGATCACTCTTTCTCTCTGGCACCATACACCTCTCTCCATTTTCCACTTGACATTTTCCAGACACAGTCACTCTTGCTTGTTCTGTCTTTTGTCTTTTAGTTGCAATGTTTGTCTCTTCTTCTGACTTTCTCTTGAGAGGTGATGGGTTTTCTTGAGAGACATTATCTTTTTTCGCCTTGCACCCATAGAGATTTCTCCAAATAGAGATAACATCCAGCCAGTACTTCGGTTCCTCAACGACAAGACCTTTGATCTCATGCAGTATTTTCCCTGGAAATAAAGGCAGTTCTGGGTTAAGTAGTTCAGTCTCCACATATGGTTTTCTGATAGACTAAGAACAGCTGTTAACAGAgactgtgttcagttttcatCCAggaaccacagcagcagctgccatcaCAGGCACAGTTGAGCTCTCAACACCCACATCACCCACCAGCAGGGACCCTGACATCCTTTTAATTACAAGCTCTGCAGAACCAAGACTATATCATCCAGGGGCTGAATGCTGCAGTTCTACAAAGGCAGACCACCTCTGAGAGTCAGTCCCAGTACCAGAGAAGCAGTCTACCATCCCAGAAAGCACATGGTCCCTGATTAGAGATACAAGATGCTTTCTAGGACTGAAAGACAGACATGAACATGAATCCCTACTTCAGCTCAGGTAAAAAGCCACACATTTATTCTTTTATGAAGGCAATCAATCCTTGCTACTCATCACCCTGCCTCCAATTCTGCAAAGTCTCTGATACACCTGAACTTACACCTGTGGTTAGTCCTCTAGAGCTCACTACAGAGCAAGTAACAAAGTATAGGAAATTTACTTAACCTTCAAGCTAATCAacgggaaggagaaaaaaaaaagaggtatttctatttctcattttaaatctTACAATCATGGTTAAATTTGATGCTCAAAGCTGAAGGACATCGATGATCTCCCAAATAAAATCCCTGCCAGTAGACAGGTCTTACTCCATCTAACTTGAAATTCTTGTTCCAACACTGGAAGAGAATGTGACCTGAGTAGCTGAGACTTGTCAAAAACCACTGTACTGGCAGTTAAGTGACACAGGATACACATCTGGATCCATTTCCCCTAAAAGAAAGTGAGTCCTTGTTAAAATGCACACAGGGGTCCAGAATTGCTTCTCACATGTGCATACATGTAAAATATCAGCAGAATACCAACTAGTAAGAGATCTAATTAAACAATTTTAAGGCCATTTTCTGCTTTAATAAAATAAGGCACTGAAAACACGCCTGAGTAAAAAATATTGTCAATTAGAACTATAGTTGTTAGTAAATAGTAAACTAAACACTCCTTTTGTAAATAAGGCTTGGAGACAGAACGACACTTTCCTGAGCACAGGGAGGGTGAGCGAAGTGGAGAGGACGAGCCGATGGAAGAAGCCGGTGCCACACCTTTATCTCTAGAAGGTGCAAGCGGGGGGTGTTtcttcagcagcagaaacagTCGCTCTCCAGATTTAAGTTTCCTCAGCTCCGCCGGCTCCGCCTCAGTGCTGAAGAAGACTTTTCCTGAGACGAAATCCACCTCGAGGGTAAAGAGAAACCAAACCACACCGGGAAGTTGTTCTGGACGAGCACTGGCAGCAGCCCGGCAGCCTCCTCAGCCCCTCGCAGGGAGAAGGGCACCGCAGACCCCGTCTGACCGCGGCTGGCGAGGGGACTCGGCCTGACCGACGGGCAGCTGTCCCTGCTCACGGCGGGGACGGCACCTCAGGGGTCCCTTCCGACCAGCCCCACTCCCTGCGCCCCCCGCGGGACGCGAAGCGAACGCGGCCGTGTTCCCCCGGCTCCGGCTCCCCCCTCACCTCCGTGGCGCCGAGCCGCGCCTGCACCTCCCGCGCCAGGAAGGGCTCCAGCCCGCGGCCCGCCGTGCAGAAGTACcgcccgggccccgccgccatcttggcccgcggcggggccgcccCTGAGGCGGGGCCGCGCCGAGGAGGCCGGTGCCGCGCGGGTCTCGGGCCTGCCCCGCCGCCCTCAGGGCGGGCCCCGGCTGCCGCCGGAGCCTGCCCGTACCGAGGAGAGGTGCTAGGAAGTAATCACCTAGTTCGGAGCGTGTTTGTACTCTCAGGGGTAAACCTCACTTCTAAATGCCTCCTACAGTGGTCCCTGCGACCAAATCCCCTCCTGCTACTGAGGCAGAGCTTTGCATGGGACAAATTCGGTGCCTTTGGCCACGAGGGAACATAAACTAGAATGAAGGTGCGAGTCACTCCTCTGCCCATCTTCCATCAACCACTTGAACTCTCTTCCCCTTTGTGCGTGTCTGAGCTTTACCAGAGGTTTATCACAGCAATTAAATATCATGTTACCTAAGTATATGTGTGCAGGAACCTTCATTCTCCCGCCTCCTAAGGCAATGTTCTCTTCCCACTTATTTACAGGGGACAGAGCCAGAGTATGAAGTAACACAGATCTCCTCAGTCACGT from the Colius striatus isolate bColStr4 chromosome 2, bColStr4.1.hap1, whole genome shotgun sequence genome contains:
- the THUMPD2 gene encoding THUMP domain-containing protein 2 isoform X1, which translates into the protein MAAGPGRYFCTAGRGLEPFLAREVQARLGATEVDFVSGKVFFSTEAEPAELRKLKSGERLFLLLKKHPPLAPSRDKGKILHEIKGLVVEEPKYWLDVISIWRNLYGCKAKKDNVSQENPSPLKRKSEEETNIATKRQKTEQARVTVSGKCQVENGERCMVPERKSDHDCWTESNTSLQDPPKSSEGEQTANEQLSFSFRVSCRCSGAIAKKLTSQEIGRAVGVALMKQFGWRADLRDPDLEIFVHLNDIHSVVGIPLLRLPLANREYIKTAGLRSTIAWAMASVAEISAGAFVLDPMCGLGTILLEAAKEWPEACYWGADISDSQLEGADVNIRTAGLMDKIELLRASVKALPLPSESFDAVISDIPFGKKFKITEDIQLLPDILQEMERVLRVGGTMVLLLSQELRECMDGIGRCAENGSPNASSDGKTATEKALDVDGSSSSLVNHVEKSFPSSQQAHFGSLMPDGVYGVSLGKTDAFIYKYRKISAAGN
- the THUMPD2 gene encoding THUMP domain-containing protein 2 isoform X2; translated protein: MAAGPGRYFCTAGRGLEPFLAREVQARLGATEVDFVSGKVFFSTEAEPAELRKLKSGERLFLLLKKHPPLAPSRDKGKILHEIKGLVVEEPKYWLDVISIWRNLYGCKAKKDNVSQENPSPLKRKSEEETNIATKRQKTEQARVTVSGKCQVENGERCMVPERKSDHDCWTESNTSLQDPPKSSEGEQTANEQLSFSFRVSCRCSGAIAKKLTSQEIGRAVGVALMKQFGWRADLRDPDLEIFVHLNDIHSVVGIPLLRLPLANREYIKTAGLRSTIAWAMASVAEISAGAFVLDPMCGLGTILLEAAKEWPEACYWGADISDSQLEGADVNIRTAGLMDKIELLRASVKDSQM
- the THUMPD2 gene encoding THUMP domain-containing protein 2 isoform X3, which encodes MAAGPGRYFCTAGRGLEPFLAREVQARLGATEVDFVSGKVFFSTEAEPAELRKLKSGERLFLLLKKHPPLAPSRDKGKILHEIKGLVVEEPKYWLDVISIWRNLYGCKAKKDNVSQENPSPLKRKSEEETNIATKRQKTEQARVTVSGKCQVENGERCMVPERKSDHDCWTESNTSLQDPPKSSEGEQTANEQLSFSFRVSCRCSGAIAKKLTSQEIGRAVGVALMKQFGWRADLRDPDLEIFVHLNDIHSVVGIPLLRLPLANREYIKTAGLRSTIAWAMASVAEISAGAFVLDPMCGLGTILLEAAKEWPEACYWGADISDSQLEGADVNIRTAGLMDKIELLRASVKGK